In Nitrobacteraceae bacterium AZCC 1564, the following proteins share a genomic window:
- a CDS encoding hypothetical protein (product_source=Hypo-rule applied; transmembrane_helix_parts=Inside_1_73,TMhelix_74_91,Outside_92_94,TMhelix_95_114,Inside_115_143): MTKPDENTDTTLEPTAFGRAWSVPKQLMSRWWAKLDEWEQRAQSLLEETPIVPQFERGATFLQHIVSFLQWTERWLLIIAALFVLKMANIAKLPVAIALILFAVIYILPFVFVFRCGRFLYRQVFPPAWPGSSSEKRRRKITK; the protein is encoded by the coding sequence ATGACTAAGCCGGACGAAAACACAGACACCACATTGGAACCGACAGCCTTCGGACGTGCGTGGAGCGTGCCTAAACAGTTGATGTCGCGCTGGTGGGCGAAGCTCGATGAGTGGGAGCAAAGAGCGCAGTCACTGCTGGAGGAGACGCCCATTGTGCCGCAGTTCGAGCGCGGCGCAACATTCCTTCAGCACATCGTAAGCTTCCTTCAATGGACAGAACGCTGGCTCCTGATCATCGCGGCACTGTTTGTCCTGAAAATGGCTAACATCGCGAAACTGCCCGTCGCGATCGCGTTAATACTTTTCGCAGTGATCTACATCCTCCCCTTCGTTTTTGTTTTCCGGTGCGGACGCTTTCTTTATCGACAGGTCTTCCCGCCTGCTTGGCCCGGAAGCAGCTCAGAGAAACGGCGGCGAAAAATAACAAAGTGA